A genomic stretch from Corynebacterium terpenotabidum Y-11 includes:
- a CDS encoding glycoside hydrolase family 13 protein: MTSRPDAATTDWWRHAVIYQVYPRSFADGDGDGMGDLPGITSRLPYLRDLGVDAVWISPFYPSPQKDAGYDVADYCDVDPLFGSLADLDTLLATAHELGLRVIVDLVPNHTSDQHPWFRAALASPPGSPERDRYIFRDIDPEAPGEPPNNWESNFGGPAWSTTTRYPDAVGPDQWYLHLFDSSQPDLNWENTEVRDSFDGVLRFWLDRGVDGFRVDVAHGMIKAPGLPDMEIRDPGAVGTDATTGEADAAMASTSTPYWDQDGVHDIYRRWRQILDSYPGERIMVAEAWVQPIDRIARYVRPDEHHQAFNFAFIDTRWDATALRSVIAASYRVNGAVNAPTTWVLSNHDVIRHATRLALAPEEAVTQLAGPVTTPDRATGLHRARAATTLMLGLPGSAYLYQGEELGLPEVLDLPDDVRQDPTFFRTRHTTHPELGRDGCRVPLPWVSDAPGFGFGSADPWLPQPEIFGGLAVDVQTGDPASTLELYRRLLTLRKELHLADGTAQIVSPGEDADADIVAVDVTCGDARVRLLCNLGTAPWPVPEQAQVIASSTPGITRLVPTDCTVWLTGLGSHGE, from the coding sequence ATGACGAGTCGCCCAGATGCCGCGACCACCGACTGGTGGCGCCACGCCGTGATCTACCAGGTCTATCCCCGTTCCTTCGCCGACGGCGACGGCGACGGGATGGGCGATCTCCCCGGCATCACCTCCCGACTGCCCTATCTGCGTGATCTGGGGGTGGACGCGGTGTGGATCTCGCCCTTCTACCCCTCCCCGCAGAAGGACGCCGGCTACGACGTCGCCGACTACTGCGACGTCGACCCGCTCTTCGGTTCCCTGGCGGACCTCGACACCCTCCTCGCCACCGCCCATGAGCTGGGCCTGCGCGTCATCGTCGATCTGGTGCCGAACCACACCAGCGACCAGCACCCGTGGTTCCGGGCGGCGCTGGCGTCCCCGCCGGGCAGCCCGGAACGGGACCGGTACATCTTCCGCGACATCGACCCGGAGGCACCAGGGGAACCGCCGAACAACTGGGAGTCCAACTTCGGTGGCCCGGCCTGGTCGACGACGACGCGCTATCCGGACGCCGTCGGCCCCGACCAGTGGTACCTGCACCTGTTCGACTCCTCGCAGCCCGATCTGAACTGGGAGAACACCGAGGTCCGCGACTCCTTCGACGGTGTCCTCCGGTTCTGGCTGGACCGCGGCGTGGACGGTTTCCGGGTCGACGTGGCCCACGGGATGATCAAGGCGCCGGGTCTGCCCGACATGGAGATCCGGGACCCCGGTGCCGTCGGCACCGATGCCACCACCGGAGAGGCGGACGCCGCCATGGCGTCCACCTCCACCCCCTACTGGGACCAGGACGGTGTCCACGACATCTACCGCCGCTGGCGGCAGATCCTCGACAGCTACCCCGGCGAGCGCATCATGGTCGCCGAGGCATGGGTGCAGCCGATCGACCGGATCGCCCGGTATGTCCGCCCGGACGAGCACCACCAGGCCTTCAACTTCGCCTTCATCGACACCCGGTGGGACGCCACCGCACTGCGCTCGGTCATCGCCGCGTCCTACCGGGTCAACGGTGCCGTCAACGCCCCGACGACGTGGGTGCTGTCCAACCACGACGTCATCCGGCACGCCACCCGTCTCGCACTCGCGCCGGAGGAGGCCGTCACCCAGCTTGCCGGGCCGGTCACCACCCCCGACCGTGCCACCGGACTGCACCGGGCCCGCGCCGCGACGACGCTCATGCTCGGTCTACCCGGCTCCGCCTACCTCTACCAGGGCGAAGAGTTGGGCCTGCCCGAGGTCCTCGACCTGCCGGACGACGTCCGCCAGGACCCGACCTTCTTCCGCACCCGGCACACCACACACCCGGAACTCGGCCGCGACGGGTGCCGGGTACCGCTGCCCTGGGTGTCGGACGCCCCGGGCTTCGGATTCGGATCAGCCGACCCGTGGCTGCCGCAGCCGGAGATCTTCGGCGGTCTGGCCGTCGACGTCCAGACCGGGGACCCTGCGTCCACCCTGGAGCTGTACCGCCGACTGCTCACGCTGCGCAAGGAGCTGCACCTGGCCGACGGCACGGCGCAGATCGTCAGCCCCGGGGAGGACGCCGACGCAGATATCGTCGCCGTCGACGTGACCTGCGGAGACGCCCGCGTCCGCCTGCTGTGCAACCTGGGTACCGCCCCCTGGCCCGTTCCGGAGCAGGCACAGGTCATCGCGTCCAGCACCCCGGGAATCACCCGGCTGGTCCCTACCGACTGCACCGTGTGGCTCACTGGCCTAGGATCGCACGGAGAGTGA
- a CDS encoding inositol monophosphatase family protein gives MTSPASPSSPIPAEALLAITKTFIIAHDRDDDAALAQALVYNAGRLAWRMREAGLTTEYKTSASDVVTAADNAAEAFIADTLRTLRPEDGLLGEEGTSAPSQSGRTWVIDPVDGTYNFTTGSDYWCSALALVDGDPEDPDLIHFGAVHRPAMGYTWFGGSDFPTTVDGRPVGRLDAADADVAPAATCLSGYLHPTDIADPAMGNAYTQVVKEFATVRWNGSASIDLGNVAQGNHGCWMQRSVLPWDLLPGRALVEGAGGRVERVEAAGQLWSVAGTPASVSRVLEILDTIA, from the coding sequence ACGATGACGCCGCCCTCGCCCAGGCCCTCGTCTACAACGCCGGCCGCCTCGCCTGGCGCATGCGTGAGGCCGGGCTGACCACCGAGTACAAAACCTCCGCCTCCGACGTGGTCACTGCCGCAGACAATGCCGCCGAGGCATTCATCGCCGATACCCTGCGGACGCTGCGTCCCGAGGACGGTCTACTTGGCGAGGAGGGCACCTCCGCACCCTCCCAGTCGGGACGCACCTGGGTCATCGACCCGGTCGACGGCACCTACAACTTCACCACCGGCTCGGACTACTGGTGCTCCGCCCTGGCCCTGGTCGACGGCGATCCGGAGGACCCTGACCTCATCCACTTCGGTGCGGTACACCGCCCGGCGATGGGGTACACCTGGTTCGGCGGCTCCGACTTCCCCACCACCGTCGACGGTCGACCCGTCGGTCGCCTCGATGCCGCGGACGCCGATGTCGCCCCCGCCGCGACCTGCTTGTCCGGCTACCTGCACCCCACCGACATCGCCGACCCTGCCATGGGAAACGCCTATACGCAGGTCGTCAAGGAGTTCGCGACGGTCCGGTGGAACGGGTCCGCGTCGATCGACCTGGGCAACGTGGCCCAGGGCAACCACGGCTGCTGGATGCAGCGCAGCGTCCTTCCCTGGGACCTGCTGCCGGGCCGCGCCCTCGTCGAGGGTGCGGGTGGACGCGTCGAACGCGTCGAGGCCGCCGGGCAGCTCTGGTCCGTCGCGGGGACGCCGGCCTCAGTCTCCCGGGTCCTGGAGATCCTCGACACCATCGCCTGA